A genomic region of Paroedura picta isolate Pp20150507F chromosome 4, Ppicta_v3.0, whole genome shotgun sequence contains the following coding sequences:
- the UQCC2 gene encoding ubiquinol-cytochrome c reductase complex assembly factor 2 encodes MSPFAQLRPREPPARGDGNALPKMAATRYRRFLKLCEEWPVEETKRGRDLGTFLRQRVAQAFREGENTQIADPVTCDEMYESLARIHTNYYKNKYPRLKDTSFTGVTVEECKMVLATEHLKQMEEAKKGKWTKLREKFSAKIPEEDSK; translated from the exons ATGTCTCCATTTGCGCAGCTGAGACCACGTGAGCCTCCCGCGAGGGGTGACGGGAACGCGCTGCCCAAGATGGCGGCGACGCGGTACCGGCGCTTCTTGAAGCTTTGCGAGGAGTGGCCCGTGGAGGAAACCAAGCGTGGGCGTGACTTGGGCACCTTCTTGCGGCAGCGGGTGGCTCAGGCCTTCCGGGAGGGAGAGAACACGCAG ATTGCTGATCCAGTGACCTGTGATGAAATGTATGAGAGTCTAGCTAGAATCCACACCAACTATTATAAAAACAAG TATCCACGCCTGAAAGATACCAGCTTCACTGGAGTGACAGTGGAAGAATGCAAGATGGTCCTTGCAACAG AACATTTGAAACAGATGGAAGAAGCAAAGAAAGGAAAATGGACCAAACTGCGTGAGAAGTTCTCTGCTAAGATTCCTGAAGAGGATTCCAAGTGA